Proteins from a single region of Chryseobacterium scophthalmum:
- a CDS encoding MarR family winged helix-turn-helix transcriptional regulator gives MNYNLAKDVIQLLEQFDSENTNSQYTSDIEGFKTWVQHQENKKTPTQKNIVWEGKENGRSPESVISTLLVHMNRYAKTYSKSAIAGSEFSTQEEFIYLITLKSFGNMTKTELIKKNIQDKPVGNLIINRLIKQNWVKQSDSKTDKRSKVLSITEKGLETLEKQMTNIRNATKIVSGNLTEDEKYTLIELLHKLDHFHNPIFGRNIDSTNLLDTVFKEYSFNDN, from the coding sequence ATTTAGCAAAAGATGTAATTCAGTTGCTTGAACAATTTGATTCTGAAAATACAAATTCACAATATACTTCTGATATTGAAGGATTTAAAACCTGGGTTCAGCATCAAGAAAATAAAAAAACACCTACTCAAAAGAATATTGTTTGGGAAGGAAAAGAAAACGGAAGAAGTCCGGAAAGCGTTATTAGTACACTACTTGTTCATATGAACAGATATGCAAAAACCTATTCAAAGTCTGCAATTGCCGGTTCAGAATTTTCTACACAAGAAGAATTTATATATCTGATCACTCTAAAATCTTTTGGTAATATGACCAAAACCGAACTGATTAAGAAAAATATTCAGGACAAACCGGTCGGAAACTTGATTATTAATAGACTAATTAAACAAAATTGGGTAAAACAATCTGATTCTAAAACAGATAAAAGATCGAAAGTATTGAGTATTACTGAAAAGGGACTGGAAACACTGGAAAAGCAAATGACTAATATCAGAAATGCTACCAAAATCGTCAGTGGAAATCTTACAGAAGACGAAAAGTATACTTTAATTGAACTTCTACATAAACTTGACCACTTCCACAATCCTATTTTTGGCAGAAATATTGACAGTACAAATTTATTAGATACGGTCTTTAAAGAATATTCATTTAATGATAATTAA